From Virgibacillus ihumii, the proteins below share one genomic window:
- a CDS encoding DegV family protein, whose translation MTIQLMTDGGADIPKRIADSMDIISVPLYLHFKDQHYKAGETIDLETFHQKINETNELPRSAAPSPNDFYNAYKRIDSNTPIIMLSLSKGLSATYENARLAKNMLLEEEPNRKLEVINTKTASCGIGLLLHEAKIKMEQGHTYNQLIDHLHHRVEQTTTLFVLKTLENLVKGGRLDKVKGTIAKTLNIKVLMKASEEGTIEVADRVRGDKKSIRRFIEQIGEYTKDFENKVISMTHCNAEERATHVLEEIRKKYPFKDAYLTEMGPLIATYAGEGGLVISFLKD comes from the coding sequence ATGACTATTCAACTAATGACGGACGGTGGAGCCGATATTCCAAAACGAATTGCGGATTCAATGGATATTATTTCTGTTCCACTCTACTTGCACTTTAAAGACCAGCATTATAAAGCCGGGGAAACCATTGATTTGGAAACCTTTCATCAGAAAATAAACGAAACGAATGAACTGCCCCGTTCCGCCGCACCCAGTCCCAATGATTTTTATAATGCATATAAGCGGATTGACAGCAATACTCCGATCATTATGCTCAGCTTATCAAAGGGTTTAAGTGCCACATACGAAAACGCAAGACTTGCTAAAAACATGCTGCTTGAAGAAGAGCCGAACCGTAAACTAGAAGTCATCAATACAAAAACGGCATCATGCGGGATAGGCCTGTTGCTGCATGAAGCCAAAATTAAAATGGAACAGGGCCATACGTACAATCAACTGATTGATCACCTGCATCATCGTGTTGAACAGACAACAACGCTGTTTGTCCTAAAAACGCTGGAAAACCTTGTGAAGGGTGGACGACTGGACAAGGTCAAGGGCACAATAGCAAAAACACTTAACATCAAAGTACTGATGAAGGCAAGTGAGGAAGGCACAATCGAAGTGGCCGACCGGGTTCGCGGTGATAAAAAATCAATCCGTCGTTTCATTGAACAGATCGGCGAATATACAAAGGACTTTGAAAACAAAGTAATTTCCATGACCCATTGCAATGCCGAGGAACGAGCCACACATGTTCTTGAAGAAATCCGTAAAAAATACCCCTTCAAGGATGCATACTTAACAGAAATGGGCCCGTTGATCGCAACATATGCAGGAGAAGGCGGGCTTGTCATTTCCTTCTTAAAAGATTAG
- a CDS encoding DMT family transporter: protein MRLPPFNPYIAVVIGVLSVSSAAVLVKLADGAPASIIANYRLLFAVIIMAPYIFVKHRNEFKLIQKKDWLLSTMAGIFLAFHFILWFESLNYTSVASSTVLVTMQPIFAFLGTYLLFQERFSPGALISMVIALFGSIIISWGDFRISGLALFGDFLALMGAVTVTAYFLLGQQLRKRLSLMTYTFVVYSISSLMLILYNLILQNEFFGYSAEHWFIFLALAVIPTFFGHSLFNWALKWLSTSTISMGIVFEPIGATILAYFILDEVVTWSQFLGGTIVIFGLFLFIMSTTRKSKVTIARKHHH from the coding sequence ATGCGTCTGCCTCCGTTTAATCCATATATAGCTGTTGTCATTGGTGTGTTGTCGGTATCTTCAGCAGCAGTTCTTGTGAAATTGGCTGATGGAGCACCCGCTTCCATCATTGCCAATTATCGTCTTCTGTTTGCAGTCATTATTATGGCCCCGTATATTTTTGTTAAACACCGTAATGAATTTAAGTTAATCCAAAAAAAAGATTGGCTGCTGTCAACAATGGCGGGCATCTTTCTGGCTTTTCACTTTATTCTCTGGTTTGAATCATTGAATTATACTTCAGTAGCAAGCTCCACTGTGCTTGTTACGATGCAGCCGATTTTTGCCTTTCTGGGAACATACCTTTTATTTCAGGAACGTTTTTCACCGGGAGCTTTAATTAGTATGGTTATCGCTTTATTTGGCAGTATCATTATCAGCTGGGGAGATTTTCGCATTAGTGGACTGGCATTGTTCGGTGATTTTCTTGCACTCATGGGTGCTGTGACCGTTACAGCGTATTTCCTGTTGGGACAACAGCTCCGAAAACGATTATCGCTAATGACGTACACCTTTGTCGTATATAGCATCAGTTCCCTTATGCTTATTCTTTATAATTTGATTTTACAAAATGAATTTTTCGGTTACTCTGCCGAACATTGGTTTATTTTTCTGGCACTGGCCGTGATTCCGACATTTTTCGGTCACTCCTTATTCAACTGGGCACTGAAATGGCTTAGTACGTCAACGATTTCGATGGGGATTGTGTTTGAACCAATCGGGGCTACAATTCTGGCCTATTTCATATTGGACGAAGTTGTAACCTGGTCACAGTTTCTTGGCGGGACAATCGTTATTTTCGGACTGTTTTTATTCATTATGAGCACAACCCGGAAATCAAAAGTTACGATTGCTCGAAAACACCATCATTGA
- a CDS encoding DEAD/DEAH box helicase, producing the protein MTTFKELNISQPIMKALEKMGFEEATPIQAETIPFAQDGNDVIGQAQTGTGKTAAFGIPMIDKIDKDQKKIQGLVVAPTRELAIQVAEELNRLARFKGIRAMPVYGGQHMERQIRALKDGPQIVVATPGRLLDHMRRKTIRTAGVQTAVLDEADEMLNMGFIDDIKEILKNIPEQRQTLLFSATMPKEIRDIATNLMNSPKEVKVKAKEMTVENIDQYFIEVPEKYKFDTLTNHLDINAPALAIIFSRTKKRVDEIAEGLQIRGFRAEGIHGDLTQGKRMSVLNKFKNGRVEVLVATDVAARGLDISGVTHVYNFDIPQDPESYVHRIGRTGRAGKAGEAISFITPREMGHLKIIERVTKSKMKRIMPPTNKEAQRGQQQSAVNKLLRTIDKKDLTDYQETANELLQEHDSITVISAALKMLTKERKNTPVRLSSIQPVSVKKTQGGKGKHHRNNNKKFYGKRGQGKRGHGGYNRKGNYQKRRNHKNNKYNS; encoded by the coding sequence GTGACAACATTTAAAGAATTAAATATTTCACAGCCCATAATGAAGGCTTTGGAAAAAATGGGCTTTGAAGAAGCGACGCCGATCCAGGCTGAGACGATACCATTTGCTCAGGATGGCAACGATGTAATCGGTCAGGCACAGACCGGGACGGGAAAAACCGCAGCATTTGGGATTCCCATGATCGATAAAATTGATAAAGACCAGAAGAAAATTCAGGGTCTGGTCGTTGCCCCGACACGGGAACTGGCAATACAGGTTGCCGAGGAATTGAACCGGTTGGCAAGATTTAAGGGGATTCGGGCAATGCCTGTTTACGGCGGTCAGCATATGGAACGGCAAATCCGTGCGTTAAAGGATGGTCCGCAGATTGTTGTGGCAACACCAGGGAGACTGCTTGACCATATGCGCAGGAAGACGATACGGACTGCAGGTGTTCAGACTGCGGTTCTTGATGAAGCAGATGAAATGCTGAACATGGGTTTCATTGATGATATTAAAGAAATTTTAAAGAATATCCCTGAACAAAGACAGACATTGCTGTTTTCAGCAACAATGCCTAAGGAAATTCGTGATATCGCAACAAATCTGATGAATTCGCCAAAAGAAGTAAAAGTAAAAGCAAAAGAAATGACCGTCGAAAATATTGATCAGTATTTCATCGAAGTACCGGAAAAATATAAGTTCGACACGCTTACCAATCATTTGGACATAAATGCACCTGCACTGGCGATTATTTTCAGCCGTACGAAAAAGCGGGTCGATGAGATTGCTGAAGGATTGCAGATTAGAGGCTTTCGCGCTGAAGGTATTCATGGGGATCTGACGCAGGGCAAGCGGATGTCTGTTTTAAACAAATTTAAAAATGGACGAGTTGAAGTGCTGGTTGCAACAGACGTAGCTGCACGCGGCCTTGATATTTCAGGTGTCACGCACGTATACAATTTTGATATTCCGCAAGACCCGGAAAGCTATGTACACCGGATTGGCCGGACAGGGAGAGCCGGGAAAGCCGGTGAGGCTATCTCATTCATTACACCGAGGGAAATGGGTCATCTGAAAATAATTGAACGGGTAACAAAAAGCAAGATGAAGCGGATTATGCCGCCGACAAACAAGGAAGCCCAGCGTGGTCAGCAGCAATCAGCAGTGAACAAGCTGCTGCGAACAATTGATAAAAAAGATTTAACGGATTATCAGGAAACAGCGAACGAGCTGCTTCAGGAACACGATTCGATTACGGTAATTTCCGCCGCATTAAAAATGCTGACAAAAGAACGTAAAAATACACCTGTACGCCTTTCCTCCATCCAGCCGGTCAGTGTTAAAAAAACACAAGGCGGCAAAGGGAAACATCACAGAAACAACAACAAAAAGTTTTACGGCAAACGTGGACAGGGTAAACGCGGTCACGGAGGATACAATCGCAAAGGAAATTACCAAAAGCGCAGAAATCACAAAAACAATAAGTATAACAGCTAA
- a CDS encoding PH domain-containing protein: protein MRQPPIHTIAEEAVKAWKITAGIYVGVLWLAAIAATVLTFIFDWPVWIIAIAVALSAICTYVFVFLLPVLRWRRWRYEVFEQEIYIQHGILIVSRTLVPMIRVQHVDTQQGPILKKYKLASVTISTAATTHEIPALLEEDASELRDRISALARVDEDDV, encoded by the coding sequence TTGAGACAGCCACCAATTCACACGATTGCAGAGGAAGCAGTAAAAGCGTGGAAAATAACTGCCGGCATCTACGTCGGGGTTTTATGGCTCGCTGCGATTGCTGCAACCGTACTAACTTTTATTTTCGATTGGCCGGTTTGGATTATCGCAATTGCTGTTGCGTTAAGTGCAATATGTACATACGTGTTTGTATTTTTGCTGCCGGTTTTGCGTTGGAGAAGATGGCGTTATGAAGTGTTTGAACAAGAAATCTATATTCAGCATGGCATTCTGATTGTATCGCGTACCCTGGTTCCGATGATCCGGGTTCAGCATGTGGATACCCAGCAAGGGCCGATTCTGAAAAAATACAAACTGGCCAGTGTTACGATTTCCACTGCAGCTACTACACATGAAATACCAGCATTGCTGGAAGAGGATGCTTCGGAACTGAGGGACAGGATTTCCGCGCTGGCAAGGGTGGATGAAGATGATGTCTGA
- a CDS encoding PH domain-containing protein, whose protein sequence is MSEAKRLHPAAVFFNFIRIVKEAAFAIILGFITFKDNALMYFILASSVILIVMIIFSILSWYRYTYRVEDDELRIEYGIFIRKKRYISKNRIQSIDLTSSVVHRIFKLTRVNIETAGSSTGAEASLKAVKLSEGEALRHELKMVNTVDNAEEPEAAEEDYPSSTISFKRLFLAGTTSGSIGVILAIVAAGSSELEQFIPDDFYDSTFEWIIGLGIIIMVVLGIIGLFLLWMLGIAGTMIKYGNFTITKMEDELFITRGLLEKKQLTIPMKRIQAVGIQESLIRQPLGYVTVFAEIAGGSMDKGEDFSSILFPIMKADEVEEFLQKFLPEYAGITNDLKPLPKRARKFYVLRSSILFLIITAVLAFVIPTFIWLPLIVLAVSTYLGILRHKDGGFRRDEEKLTVRHRIFSRNTITMYHKRVQAFEKKQHRVHVKQRLANVQLSIIGKMGMGKHFTVKELDESDVNQIADWYSYRE, encoded by the coding sequence ATGTCTGAGGCGAAAAGACTCCATCCCGCAGCAGTTTTTTTCAATTTTATACGGATTGTCAAAGAGGCCGCATTTGCAATCATTTTAGGGTTTATTACATTTAAGGATAACGCACTAATGTATTTTATCCTTGCATCATCCGTTATTCTTATCGTGATGATTATATTCAGTATTTTATCGTGGTACCGATACACTTATCGTGTGGAGGATGATGAGCTACGGATTGAATATGGTATTTTCATTAGAAAGAAGCGATATATTTCCAAAAATAGGATACAGTCGATTGACCTGACCTCCAGTGTGGTTCACCGCATTTTTAAACTGACCCGGGTAAACATTGAAACGGCCGGGAGCAGTACGGGTGCAGAGGCATCATTAAAAGCAGTCAAACTTTCGGAAGGGGAAGCACTGCGCCATGAATTGAAAATGGTAAACACCGTTGATAATGCGGAAGAACCAGAAGCAGCGGAAGAAGACTATCCGTCATCGACCATATCGTTTAAAAGGCTGTTTCTTGCCGGGACGACATCCGGAAGTATCGGTGTTATTCTGGCTATAGTTGCCGCTGGTTCCTCGGAACTGGAACAATTTATCCCGGATGATTTTTATGACAGTACATTTGAATGGATCATCGGACTGGGCATCATCATTATGGTTGTTTTGGGGATAATCGGTCTGTTTCTGCTCTGGATGCTCGGGATAGCCGGAACGATGATTAAATACGGCAATTTTACGATAACCAAAATGGAGGACGAATTGTTTATTACACGCGGTTTGCTGGAAAAAAAGCAGCTGACCATACCGATGAAACGGATTCAGGCGGTAGGCATTCAGGAAAGTCTGATCCGGCAGCCGCTTGGATATGTGACGGTGTTTGCTGAGATTGCCGGCGGTTCGATGGATAAAGGGGAGGACTTTTCATCGATTCTTTTTCCAATTATGAAAGCGGATGAAGTGGAGGAGTTTTTACAAAAGTTTCTTCCTGAGTATGCAGGAATCACTAATGATTTGAAACCATTGCCGAAGCGTGCGCGCAAGTTTTATGTGTTGCGTTCATCGATTCTTTTTCTCATTATTACAGCGGTATTGGCATTTGTTATACCGACGTTTATATGGCTGCCGCTGATTGTATTGGCTGTGAGCACTTATTTGGGTATTCTGCGCCATAAAGACGGCGGCTTCCGGCGGGATGAAGAAAAATTAACCGTACGCCACCGTATTTTCAGCAGGAATACCATAACGATGTATCATAAACGTGTCCAAGCTTTCGAGAAAAAACAACATCGGGTGCATGTTAAACAGCGACTCGCCAATGTCCAGTTGTCGATTATCGGGAAGATGGGCATGGGAAAGCATTTCACTGTAAAAGAACTGGATGAATCTGACGTCAATCAAATAGCTGATTGGTATTCATACCGGGAATAG
- a CDS encoding rhomboid family intramembrane serine protease: MFIRTERSIKEFKQFYPIVSTLVIIHLVLWLICDFLQLPFAVQLESWGSGNNYYIYQGQYWRLITPIFLHAGLTHALFNSFALVLFGPALEQMLGKYKFILAYFTAGIAGNIATFLLGPPIYISVGASGAIYGLFGIYMFMVAFRKHLIDQNNSQIIVVIFVIGAVMTFIQPGVNVYAHVFGFIGGFAIAPLVLTNTRPFSPWRNKRYKNNDGIQFDPNRWKKRRIPKSVYKYAFWTFLAILVLFGLLGRIL, translated from the coding sequence ATGTTTATCCGAACGGAAAGAAGTATAAAAGAATTCAAGCAGTTTTATCCGATTGTATCCACACTGGTGATTATACATCTTGTGCTCTGGCTGATTTGCGACTTCCTGCAGCTTCCATTTGCTGTCCAGCTGGAGTCGTGGGGGAGCGGGAACAATTACTATATCTATCAGGGACAATACTGGCGTTTAATCACACCAATCTTTCTGCATGCCGGACTTACGCATGCCTTATTTAATTCGTTTGCACTTGTTCTGTTTGGGCCGGCATTGGAGCAAATGTTGGGTAAATACAAGTTTATTCTTGCTTATTTTACAGCAGGGATTGCAGGCAACATTGCAACCTTTTTACTCGGACCGCCAATTTATATTTCCGTAGGCGCTTCCGGTGCCATATACGGGTTATTCGGAATCTATATGTTTATGGTGGCATTCCGCAAACACCTGATTGACCAGAACAATTCCCAAATCATTGTGGTTATTTTCGTAATTGGGGCGGTGATGACGTTCATCCAGCCGGGCGTTAATGTTTATGCACATGTCTTCGGATTTATAGGCGGATTCGCCATAGCCCCCCTCGTATTGACGAATACCCGTCCCTTTTCTCCGTGGCGAAACAAACGATATAAAAACAATGACGGCATTCAATTCGATCCAAACCGCTGGAAAAAGCGCAGAATCCCTAAGAGTGTTTATAAATATGCTTTTTGGACATTTCTCGCCATCCTTGTTTTATTCGGATTGCTTGGGAGGATTTTATGA
- the acpS gene encoding holo-ACP synthase, protein MIKGIGIDIIEMDRIQKALVKNSRFADRILTEKEKTHYFEKLASPHRKTEFLAGRFAAKEAFAKACGRGIGELSFQDMEVITNAAGAPSMQVSGYDEYTIHLSITHSRDYAVAQVVIEE, encoded by the coding sequence TTGATAAAAGGAATTGGCATCGACATAATTGAAATGGACCGGATTCAAAAGGCGCTTGTGAAAAACAGCCGTTTTGCCGATCGGATTTTAACGGAAAAGGAAAAAACACATTACTTTGAAAAACTAGCCAGTCCTCACAGAAAAACGGAATTTCTTGCCGGCAGGTTTGCGGCAAAAGAAGCGTTTGCCAAAGCTTGCGGACGGGGAATTGGTGAACTTAGCTTTCAGGATATGGAGGTCATCACCAATGCGGCTGGTGCACCATCAATGCAAGTCAGCGGGTACGATGAATACACCATTCATCTGTCCATCACGCACAGCAGGGATTATGCTGTGGCGCAAGTAGTGATAGAAGAGTAA
- a CDS encoding NAD(P)H-hydrate dehydratase codes for MYIVTAKEMYGIDRYTTEEIGMDGKLLMENAGRAISGKIESKIEKDDVITVFAGSGNNGGDGYVIARTLLNKGYRIAVIQVVPDEKITGDARFHKNLFINCGGDLSITQDSFEIGEALNQTDIIIDAILGIGVKGELREPIKTIAVTINESPAQVLSVDIPSGLPADEGETAFDSVQADQTIVVGYPKMSTFLQHTAPFYGKWETVDIGFPEAVQTPLTRSVWTHRQFQKSMPIREKDSHKGDHGRGLVIGGSEEMPGSLAMTVRAALRTGAGLVTAGTVKQAIPVVASQCIEATNLKLNESNGVISGEQTGVPYEKYDAVALGIGLGRHESTRALVTDAVRQVDSPLILDADGLFHIQNDLELFKNRTAPAVITPHPGEMAMLTGASVKDILRKPFAYAKGFAREYQVYVVLKGSFTIVTAPDGHQSVNITGNQGLAKGGSGDVLSGIILAMTMQHKSLFDAVCNACFVHGKAADLLVSESRSVYDLMASDVVEGIGKVYRTLTAET; via the coding sequence TTGTATATTGTCACCGCAAAAGAAATGTACGGTATTGACCGGTACACGACAGAGGAGATTGGAATGGATGGCAAGCTGCTGATGGAAAATGCCGGCCGTGCCATCAGTGGGAAAATTGAATCCAAAATTGAGAAGGACGATGTAATCACAGTTTTCGCTGGGTCAGGTAATAATGGCGGGGACGGTTATGTTATTGCCCGGACATTGCTGAACAAAGGATACCGGATAGCGGTCATTCAGGTTGTCCCTGATGAAAAGATAACCGGAGATGCGCGTTTTCATAAAAACTTGTTTATTAATTGTGGCGGGGATCTTTCCATAACCCAGGATTCTTTTGAAATTGGTGAGGCATTGAACCAAACGGATATTATTATTGATGCAATTTTAGGAATCGGGGTAAAAGGAGAGCTTCGCGAACCAATTAAAACGATTGCAGTCACAATTAATGAGAGTCCGGCGCAGGTTCTTTCGGTTGATATTCCTTCAGGGCTGCCGGCAGATGAGGGGGAAACGGCTTTTGATTCCGTACAAGCTGATCAAACCATCGTGGTTGGCTATCCCAAAATGAGCACGTTCCTGCAGCATACGGCACCTTTTTATGGGAAGTGGGAAACAGTCGACATCGGTTTTCCCGAAGCAGTTCAAACACCGTTAACACGATCTGTCTGGACACACAGGCAATTCCAAAAAAGCATGCCGATCCGGGAAAAAGACTCGCACAAAGGTGATCATGGCCGGGGGCTTGTTATTGGTGGAAGTGAGGAAATGCCGGGTTCCCTTGCAATGACAGTTCGGGCGGCGTTACGAACCGGCGCAGGACTCGTGACTGCTGGCACGGTCAAACAGGCAATACCTGTTGTCGCGTCCCAGTGTATTGAGGCTACCAATCTGAAACTGAATGAATCAAACGGGGTCATCAGTGGTGAACAAACAGGGGTCCCCTATGAAAAATATGACGCTGTCGCACTCGGAATCGGCCTTGGACGTCATGAATCGACTCGCGCACTGGTTACCGACGCAGTAAGGCAGGTTGATAGTCCACTCATTTTGGATGCTGATGGGTTATTCCATATTCAAAATGACCTTGAATTGTTTAAAAACCGGACAGCCCCTGCCGTAATCACGCCGCATCCCGGGGAGATGGCTATGCTGACAGGTGCATCCGTTAAAGACATTTTGCGGAAGCCATTCGCATATGCCAAAGGGTTTGCCCGGGAGTATCAGGTCTATGTTGTCCTTAAAGGAAGCTTTACCATTGTCACTGCTCCGGATGGACATCAATCCGTAAATATTACCGGAAATCAGGGTCTCGCAAAAGGGGGAAGCGGTGATGTTCTGTCGGGAATTATTTTGGCAATGACGATGCAGCATAAAAGTCTTTTTGATGCAGTGTGCAATGCTTGTTTTGTGCATGGGAAAGCGGCTGATTTGCTCGTATCCGAATCCCGCTCGGTTTACGATTTGATGGCTTCAGATGTTGTGGAAGGTATCGGGAAAGTGTACCGTACATTGACGGCTGAAACGTGA
- a CDS encoding LolA family protein: MKKQIVIRMMIALGFVLLLAACGEKSQEEVLDKLESKLEEMNGYKATAEMKMNTGKEGQKYKLDIWHKKKDFYRVTLENAKDDKGSQIILKNEEGVFVLSPALNKSFKFQKEWPENGSQPYLFQSLVSDVKKDKDATFKVGEKYYIFQTRTNYQSNNNLPYQKIYFDKKTYTPVMVKVLDKDKNTLVEVAFSEFNTNPSFTKGDFEMEKNMSADNSDSAVSGDVKTDAFPVVFPFYMAGSEMTKKKEIEMENGKRVIMTFSGDKSFTLVEEKLQTVPTMASPQYVNGEIVNLGHSIGALSGNAIEWTNNGVNFYLASEELTETELIKVAKSVESKAVK; the protein is encoded by the coding sequence ATGAAAAAACAGATTGTTATCAGGATGATGATTGCATTAGGTTTTGTTCTTTTACTGGCTGCCTGTGGGGAAAAATCTCAGGAGGAAGTGCTGGATAAGCTGGAGTCCAAACTGGAAGAAATGAATGGATATAAGGCAACGGCCGAGATGAAAATGAATACTGGTAAAGAAGGACAGAAGTATAAACTTGATATTTGGCATAAGAAAAAAGATTTCTACCGGGTGACACTGGAAAATGCCAAGGATGACAAAGGCAGTCAAATCATTTTGAAGAATGAGGAAGGGGTTTTTGTACTGTCGCCGGCACTTAATAAAAGCTTTAAGTTTCAGAAAGAATGGCCGGAAAATGGCAGCCAGCCTTATCTATTTCAGTCATTGGTAAGTGATGTGAAAAAGGACAAAGATGCCACATTTAAAGTTGGGGAAAAATACTACATCTTCCAAACCAGAACGAACTATCAAAGTAACAATAACCTGCCATACCAGAAAATTTATTTTGATAAGAAAACATATACACCGGTAATGGTTAAAGTACTGGATAAAGATAAAAATACGCTGGTGGAGGTCGCTTTCTCTGAGTTTAATACGAATCCGAGCTTTACAAAAGGCGATTTTGAAATGGAGAAAAATATGTCTGCCGACAATTCCGATTCAGCGGTTTCCGGTGATGTAAAAACAGACGCATTCCCGGTAGTATTTCCATTTTATATGGCAGGCAGCGAGATGACGAAAAAGAAAGAGATCGAGATGGAAAATGGAAAACGGGTTATCATGACTTTTTCCGGGGATAAAAGCTTTACACTGGTCGAAGAAAAATTGCAAACTGTTCCGACGATGGCCTCTCCGCAATACGTTAACGGCGAAATTGTAAATCTCGGACATTCCATTGGAGCTCTATCCGGAAATGCAATTGAATGGACCAATAACGGGGTGAATTTTTATCTGGCCAGCGAAGAACTGACCGAAACAGAATTGATCAAAGTGGCAAAATCCGTTGAGAGCAAAGCAGTGAAGTAA
- the alr gene encoding alanine racemase, with translation MTQPIYRDTWAEVNLDAIEYNINQIREQIPQHCSVIAVVKADGYGHGAVKVAERALKSGAEMLAVAILEEALVLREAGIDVPILVFGRVAPKDAAVAAEKDITLTFFQKEWLQEVKQTSLPQTLKLHMKWDTGMGRIGLRTDEELKEIVGELKDQSNVQLTGIYTHFATADEPGADYFNMQNERFDQLLTTFEKVWEDPVAIHTGNSAASIRFPEKMYHYIRFGISMYGMYPSSTVKEERNIDLQQSFSLHSKLIHVKQMEPGESISYGATYTTSDYEWIGTIMIGYADGWIRKLQGMDVLIEGKRMPIVGRICMDQTMIRLDKEYPVGTEVTLIGRQQNDMIEVDEIADYLDTISYEIPCMISSRVPRICTGE, from the coding sequence ATGACACAACCTATTTATCGTGATACTTGGGCGGAAGTTAATTTGGATGCAATTGAATATAATATAAACCAAATAAGAGAGCAAATACCGCAGCACTGCAGTGTCATTGCAGTAGTCAAGGCTGATGGCTATGGTCACGGAGCGGTTAAGGTTGCTGAAAGGGCATTGAAAAGCGGAGCGGAAATGCTTGCCGTGGCCATTCTGGAGGAGGCGCTGGTTTTACGGGAAGCTGGAATCGATGTGCCGATTTTAGTATTTGGACGGGTCGCACCAAAGGATGCCGCTGTTGCTGCCGAAAAAGATATCACGCTGACATTTTTTCAAAAAGAGTGGCTGCAGGAAGTGAAACAAACGTCCCTGCCACAGACGCTGAAGCTTCACATGAAGTGGGATACCGGCATGGGGCGGATTGGGCTGCGAACCGATGAGGAACTGAAAGAGATTGTTGGGGAATTAAAGGATCAATCAAACGTTCAATTAACCGGGATTTATACACACTTTGCAACTGCCGATGAACCGGGTGCAGATTATTTTAACATGCAAAATGAGCGTTTTGATCAGTTGCTGACAACATTCGAGAAGGTTTGGGAAGACCCCGTGGCCATTCATACCGGTAACAGTGCTGCATCCATCCGTTTTCCGGAAAAAATGTATCATTATATCCGATTTGGCATTTCAATGTACGGGATGTATCCTTCCTCCACTGTGAAAGAAGAACGGAACATCGATTTGCAGCAGTCTTTTTCACTTCACAGTAAACTGATTCACGTAAAACAGATGGAGCCTGGTGAGTCTATCAGTTATGGTGCGACGTATACCACCTCGGACTATGAATGGATTGGAACAATTATGATTGGTTATGCCGACGGATGGATCCGCAAGCTGCAGGGGATGGATGTATTGATTGAAGGTAAGCGCATGCCGATTGTTGGCCGAATTTGCATGGATCAGACCATGATCAGGCTGGATAAGGAATATCCTGTAGGCACGGAGGTCACACTGATAGGAAGACAGCAGAATGATATGATTGAAGTCGATGAAATTGCCGATTATCTCGATACAATCAGTTATGAAATACCTTGTATGATCAGTAGTCGTGTCCCGAGAATATGCACAGGAGAATAA
- a CDS encoding CopG family ribbon-helix-helix protein, which produces MSESIQEILVRLPKNLINEVDGLMKYEQSDLSDFICQATRNYLEYKKDEHIQQFRESMQQGYEEMARINLTIASEAFQAEEEAEKNTLERSVIGV; this is translated from the coding sequence TTGTCAGAGAGCATACAGGAGATTTTAGTACGACTACCAAAAAACCTGATAAACGAGGTGGATGGATTAATGAAGTATGAACAGAGCGATTTAAGTGACTTCATATGTCAGGCAACAAGAAATTACCTGGAATATAAAAAAGATGAGCACATTCAACAATTTCGCGAATCCATGCAGCAAGGTTATGAAGAAATGGCCAGAATCAATCTAACAATCGCTTCGGAGGCATTTCAAGCCGAAGAGGAGGCCGAAAAAAACACCTTAGAGCGCTCCGTGATCGGGGTGTAA
- a CDS encoding type II toxin-antitoxin system PemK/MazF family toxin, with protein MIVQRGEVYFADLSPVVGSEQGGIRPVLILQNDIGNRFSPTVIVAAITAQIQKAKLPTHVEIDAKRYGFDRNSVILLEQIRTLDKQRLTDKITKLDKEMMEKIDKALEISLGLKDMYDR; from the coding sequence TTGATCGTTCAACGTGGCGAAGTATATTTCGCCGATCTATCACCTGTCGTGGGATCCGAACAGGGGGGCATACGCCCAGTATTGATCCTGCAAAATGATATAGGTAACCGTTTCAGTCCAACCGTTATTGTAGCAGCAATTACTGCACAGATTCAAAAAGCCAAATTGCCGACACACGTGGAAATCGATGCGAAACGGTATGGTTTTGACCGCAACTCTGTTATATTGCTGGAACAAATCCGGACATTGGATAAACAACGGTTAACTGACAAAATTACAAAGCTCGACAAAGAGATGATGGAGAAAATTGATAAAGCATTGGAAATAAGTTTAGGTCTAAAAGATATGTATGACCGTTAG